In one window of Shewanella goraebulensis DNA:
- the ispG gene encoding flavodoxin-dependent (E)-4-hydroxy-3-methylbut-2-enyl-diphosphate synthase: MYNESPIIRRPSSRIYVGDVPIGDGAPIAVQSMTNTKTTDVEATVAQIRALEKVGADIVRVSVPTMDAAEAFKIIKQSVNVPLVADIHFDYRIALKVAEYGVDCLRINPGNIGNEERIRNVVECARDKNIPIRIGVNGGSLEKDLMDKYHEPTPEALLESAMRHVDILDRLNFDQFKVSVKASDVFLAVESYRLLAKQIKQPLHLGITEAGGARAGSVKSAVGLGMLLAEGIGDTLRISLAADPVEEIKVGFDILKSLRIRSRGINFIACPSCSRQEFDVINTVNALEMRLEDITTAMDVSIIGCVVNGPGEALVSDIGLTGSHGKSGYYDDGKRQKERFDNNDLVDSLEAKIRAKAAIMQNRIDIKDATE; this comes from the coding sequence ATGTATAACGAATCTCCTATTATTCGCCGTCCTTCAAGTCGTATTTATGTTGGCGATGTACCTATCGGTGATGGTGCCCCGATAGCGGTTCAATCAATGACGAACACTAAAACGACTGATGTAGAAGCAACAGTGGCACAAATTCGTGCACTTGAGAAAGTGGGCGCGGATATTGTGCGTGTTTCTGTACCGACGATGGATGCTGCTGAAGCATTTAAGATAATTAAACAAAGTGTCAATGTGCCATTGGTGGCTGATATTCACTTTGATTACCGTATCGCACTAAAAGTGGCTGAGTACGGCGTAGATTGTTTACGGATTAATCCAGGTAATATCGGCAACGAAGAACGTATTCGCAATGTCGTTGAATGCGCTCGTGATAAAAATATTCCAATCCGTATTGGGGTGAATGGCGGCTCTTTAGAGAAAGACCTCATGGATAAATACCATGAGCCAACACCAGAAGCTTTGCTTGAGTCAGCCATGCGTCATGTGGATATTTTAGATCGTCTTAACTTTGATCAGTTTAAAGTGAGCGTTAAAGCATCGGACGTATTCTTAGCGGTTGAGTCTTACCGTTTATTGGCCAAACAAATTAAACAACCGCTGCACCTAGGAATTACTGAAGCAGGTGGTGCTAGAGCTGGCTCTGTTAAATCAGCTGTCGGGTTAGGGATGTTACTGGCTGAAGGTATAGGTGATACGTTACGTATTTCACTTGCAGCCGATCCAGTTGAAGAAATTAAAGTCGGCTTTGACATTTTAAAGTCACTGCGTATTCGCAGTCGCGGTATTAACTTTATTGCTTGTCCATCATGTTCACGCCAAGAGTTTGATGTGATTAACACTGTTAACGCACTTGAAATGCGCCTAGAAGATATTACCACCGCGATGGATGTTTCGATCATTGGTTGTGTGGTTAATGGCCCGGGCGAAGCGCTAGTTTCAGATATTGGTTTAACGGGTAGCCATGGTAAAAGTGGTTATTATGATGACGGCAAACGTCAAAAAGAGCGTTTTGATAACAATGATTTAGTGGATTCATTAGAAGCAAAAATTCGTGCAAAAGCAGCGATAATGCAAAATAGAATCGATATTAAAGACGCAACAGAATAA